A single genomic interval of Musa acuminata AAA Group cultivar baxijiao chromosome BXJ3-4, Cavendish_Baxijiao_AAA, whole genome shotgun sequence harbors:
- the LOC135636758 gene encoding E3 ubiquitin-protein ligase WAV3-like, which translates to MGTGGWRRAFCTSVGVDPDTTVATTRREVGERQQLSPSTRSCAKLIFFSGGGRGGSNPSTPRLDEGLRCRTRAMSPDRPKLQCETPVGVTPTLSIGTPNPRSRSPALFRRKAFSAPSSPRSPSRFGLFKHRSSGRCQLCWQSLKRSQETPVFTAECSHVFHFPCIAAHVRNHSSLACPVCSATWRQAQLFSALHSREKDAVLEHGPAGESENRNPNGKTFGGSDKNTSKGRERQLGQHRLAAAATAVKVYDDDEPLLAAYKTNQGGGVRFNPIPEAANEDEDEYGDSEGNNLEQEDEFNGLLATPLSRSPSSDDQGVPRRLTPKLKAVALQVSVIPQAALLSEGRKHRHYVVSVKVKAPSIASARLLDTASGRAPIDLVMVLDVGQGMMAEKLQMLKRSIRPVVSSLGPVDRLSVVAFSAAAGAKRLIPLRRMSRQGQRAARQIVDRLAVVGRDAPGRGANVGDALRKAAKVLEDRRERNPVATVMLLSDSGQQQLLLRDHGKKDDNYHKPLYAPRDSGGDIHPHPPSTVTSDAATCFAHLEIPLVASGCGDESAGEPSLQKRRQVPNEDAFIKCVGGLLSVVMRDVRLQLIFPTGDISAVYPCSGRSCGEVALRGGSSVLRLGDLYAEEERELLVELRVPVSSSAAAGPQNGHHQLVVKCNYRDPATQELTLDAEQILLLPPELSRAASSSACSATPMRLRNLFVSTRAVAESRRLADLSDSATAHHLFSSARSLLLQSASDAQDHRLIQNPDEELADLQRRRRRLSRAHHQPQHLHRRHHQPQEECLSPSGRRRRRRQREVAAGAEVRGESITPTSAWRAAEQLAKVAIIRKSLNRVSDLHGFENARF; encoded by the exons ATGGGAACGGGAGGGTGGCGAAGAGCCTTCTGCACGTCGGTGGGTGTAGATCCGGATACGACTGTAGCGACGACGCGGAGGGAAGTAGGAGAGAGGCAGCAGCTTAGCCCCAGCACCAGGAGCTGCGCGAAGCTGATCTTCTTCTCCGGTGGCGGACGAGGGGGGAGCAACCCTTCGACGCCGAGGCTGGACGAGGGCCTCCGGTGCCGGACCAGGGCCATGTCCCCGGACAGGCCGAAGCTGCAATGCGAGACGCCCGTGGGCGTCACGCCCACGTTATCCATCGGCACCCCGAACCCCAGAAGCCGGAGCCCTGCTCTGTTTCGGCGTAAGGCTTTCTCTGCCCCTTCTTCTCCGAGATCCCCCTCCAGATTCGGCCTCTTCAAGCATCGATCCAGC GGCAGGTGTCAGTTGTGTTGGCAGAGCCTGAAGAGGAGCCAGGAGACGCCGGTCTTCACAGCGGAGTGCTCCCACGTCTTCCACTTCCCTTGTATCGCCGCCCACGTCAGGAACCATAGCAGCCTTGCATGCCCGGTCTGCTCCGCCACCTGGCGCCAAGCGCAATTGTTCTCCGCTCTCCACTCCCGCGAAAAGGATGCAGTCCTCGAACATGGGCCGGCCGGAGAGTCGGAGAACCGGAACCCCAACGGAAAAACCTTCGGAGGCAGTGACAAAAATACCAGCAAAGGCCGGGAACGGCAGCTGGGACAGCACAGAttggctgctgctgctactgctgttAAGGTTTACGACGACGACGAACCGCTGCTGGCTGCGTACAAGACCAACCAGGGCGGCGGTGTGCGGTTCAATCCTATTCCGGAAGCAGCAAACGAGGATGAGGATGAGTATGGCGACAGCGAGGGCAACAACTTGGAACAGGAGGACGAGTTTAATGGGCTCCTCGCGACCCCTCTCTCCCGTTCTCCGAGCAGCGATGACCAAGGAGTTCCTCGTCGGCTAACACCGAAGTTGAAGGCGGTTGCGCTCCAGGTTAGCGTGATTCCGCAGGCGGCCCTTCTCTCCGAAGGCAGAAAGCACCGGCACTACGTGGTGTCGGTCAAGGTGAAAGCGCCATCGATAGCGTCGGCTCGTCTCCTCGACACCGCGAGCGGGCGCGCCCCGATCGATCTGGTGATGGTGCTGGACGTGGGCCAAGGCATGATGGCGGAGAAACTCCAGATGCTGAAGCGTTCAATACGGCCGGTGGTCTCGTCCTTGGGCCCAGTGGACAGGCTCTCAGTGGTGGCCTTCTCGGCGGCCGCTGGTGCTAAGAGGCTCATCCCCTTGCGGCGGATGTCGAGGCAGGGCCAACGCGCTGCCCGCCAGATCGTGGACAGGCTCGCGGTGGTTGGCCGTGACGCCCCGGGGAGGGGAGCGAACGTGGGCGATGCGCTCAGGAAGGCCGCCAAGGTCCTGGAAGACCGCAGGGAACGCAATCCGGTGGCCACCGTCATGCTCCTTTCCGACTCCGGCCAGCAGCAGTTGCTGCTGCGCGACCACGGGAAGAAGGATGACAACTATCACAAGCCTCTCTACGCACCACGGGACTCCGGTGGCGATATTCACCCTCATCCGCCATCGACGGTGACATCCGACGCCGCCACTTGCTTCGCTCATCTGGAGATACCCCTCGTCGCTTCTGGATGTGGAGATGAATCAGCGGGGGAGCCGTCGCTGCAGAAACGTAGGCAGGTGCCAAACGAAGACGCCTTCATCAAGTGCGTGGGCGGCCTCCTGTCAGTGGTCATGCGGGACGTCCGTCTCCAACTCATTTTCCCCACCGGCGATATCTCTGCTGTTTACCCATGCAGCGGCCGCAGCTGCGGAGAGGTGGCTCTCCGGGGAGGGAGCTCCGTTCTTCGGCTAGGGGACCTCTACGCGGAGGAGGAGAGGGAACTGTTGGTGGAGCTGAGGGTGCCGGTGTCGTCTTCGGCGGCCGCGGGACCGCAGAATGGCCACCACCAGTTGGTGGTGAAGTGTAACTACAGGGATCCAGCCACCCAAGAGCTGACATTAGACGCAGAGCAGATCCTTCTCTTGCCGCCCGAGCTCAGCCGCGCTGCCTCGTCCTCCGCCTGCTCCGCCACCCCTATGCGGCTGCGGAATCTCTTCGTCTCGACCCGGGCGGTGGCCGAGTCACGCCGCCTGGCCGACCTCTCGGACTCCGCCACGGCCCACCACCTTTTCTCCTCCGCCCGCTCGCTGCTTCTGCAGTCCGCTTCCGACGCCCAGGACCACCGTCTCATCCAAAACCCGGACGAGGAACTCGCCGACctccagcggcggcggcggcggctgtcCCGGGCGCATCACCAACCTCAACATCttcatcgtcgtcatcatcaaCCGCAGGAAGAGTGCCTCTCGCCgtccgggaggaggaggaggcggcggcagcgAGAAGTCGCGGCTGGCGCGGAGGTGCGAGGGGAGTCGATCACGCCCACATCGGCTTGGCGCGCCGCCGAGCAGCTGGCGAAGGTGGCCATCATTCGGAAATCTCTGAACCGGGTCAGCGATCTTCATGGGTTCGAGAACGCCCGGTTCTGA